A DNA window from Vibrio cidicii contains the following coding sequences:
- a CDS encoding MgtC/SapB family protein, with the protein MDVSELVNEQGVWHLLIALLLGAIIGTQRGWVMRNSAEGSRVAGIRTFSLVGLFGGLTALLAAHTSPLILGFALIALVVLSCIAFVMQQKSSQDISITGVVALLVTFVIGSLAVSGQPVAAAASAVITAVVLDNKRELHQALQRLQEYELDAALRLMMISVVLLPLLPNQPYGPWNALNPYEIWWMVVLIASISFVGYFAIKIGGAKRGILFTSVFAGLSSSTALTLQFSHLSREQPVISPLLATGILLSCGTMFPRLLVVLSVLNPQLVVHLWPVALAMMLMLYLPAWWIWRFSDTEFSEQPGKQKNPLALQSALFFGVILAIIMLLSHALADWFGNAGTLILAALSGLTDVDAISLALGRQSVSGLNVTTAALGIFIAASVNTLVKMGMVLAIGDKHLWKRVVPVMLASVAVGGVVFFLLHSGSLA; encoded by the coding sequence ATGGACGTCAGTGAATTGGTTAATGAACAAGGCGTTTGGCATCTATTAATTGCGCTGTTACTCGGCGCAATCATTGGCACTCAGCGTGGCTGGGTGATGCGCAACAGTGCCGAAGGGAGCCGAGTTGCAGGCATTCGCACTTTCTCTCTGGTTGGTCTATTTGGCGGCTTAACCGCCTTACTTGCCGCTCATACTTCGCCGCTCATTCTTGGCTTTGCATTAATCGCTTTAGTGGTACTCTCTTGCATCGCTTTTGTCATGCAGCAGAAAAGCAGTCAGGATATTAGCATCACTGGCGTTGTCGCCCTGTTGGTGACCTTTGTCATTGGTAGCTTGGCCGTCAGCGGACAACCTGTGGCGGCGGCCGCATCGGCGGTGATCACCGCGGTGGTGCTCGATAACAAACGTGAGCTTCATCAAGCTTTGCAGCGCTTGCAAGAGTATGAGCTTGATGCCGCGCTGCGGTTGATGATGATCTCAGTGGTATTGCTGCCGTTACTGCCCAATCAACCTTATGGGCCTTGGAATGCGCTCAATCCCTATGAGATTTGGTGGATGGTAGTGTTGATTGCCAGCATCTCATTTGTCGGCTATTTTGCCATCAAAATCGGGGGTGCCAAGCGTGGGATCCTATTCACTTCAGTTTTTGCGGGGTTGAGTTCGTCAACCGCTTTAACACTGCAATTTTCTCATCTTTCCCGCGAACAGCCTGTGATTAGTCCATTGCTTGCCACCGGGATCTTACTCAGTTGTGGCACCATGTTTCCTCGGCTTTTGGTGGTGCTTTCGGTGCTTAATCCTCAACTGGTGGTTCACTTGTGGCCAGTTGCCTTGGCGATGATGCTCATGCTCTATCTGCCCGCTTGGTGGATTTGGCGTTTTAGCGATACAGAGTTTTCAGAGCAGCCCGGCAAGCAGAAGAACCCGTTGGCACTACAATCAGCGCTGTTTTTTGGCGTGATCTTGGCCATTATCATGCTGCTTTCCCATGCACTCGCAGACTGGTTTGGCAATGCTGGGACACTGATTTTAGCCGCGCTTTCTGGTCTTACTGATGTCGATGCGATTTCGCTCGCGCTCGGCCGGCAGAGTGTATCGGGGCTAAATGTGACTACAGCGGCGTTGGGTATTTTTATCGCCGCTTCGGTAAATACCTTAGTTAAAATGGGCATGGTGTTGGCGATAGGTGACAAACACTTGTGGAAGCGAGTGGTTCCCGTGATGCTTGCTAGCGTTGCAGTCGGCGGGGTGGTGTTTTTCTTGCTGCATAGCGGGTCGTTGGCTTGA
- a CDS encoding glutathione S-transferase family protein, which translates to MGKLINGEWHDFWYETQQNQGKFVREEAGFRHWIENREAATFQPESGRYHLYVSLACPWAHRTLIFRHLKGLESHIDVTIVCPDMLSEGWKMGLPEPLFGHTRLHQIYTQAQKDYTGRVTVPVLWDKKTLTIVSNESSEIIRMFNSEFNQLTGNTNDYYPLALRDVVDEWNAFIYPNINNGVYRCGFATTQEAYEEAYEVLFAALDKVEAHLATHRYLAGRHLTEADWRLFTTLIRFDAVYVGHFKCNKKRIADYPNLNGYLKELYQMDGIAETTDFYHIKRHYYFSHTTINPSQVVPVGPDLDLNSPHGREHL; encoded by the coding sequence ATGGGCAAGTTAATCAACGGTGAATGGCACGATTTTTGGTACGAAACGCAGCAAAATCAGGGCAAATTTGTCCGTGAAGAGGCCGGATTTCGCCATTGGATAGAAAATCGCGAAGCAGCAACATTTCAACCTGAATCTGGGCGTTATCATCTTTACGTGTCTCTGGCGTGCCCTTGGGCGCATCGTACCTTGATTTTTCGTCATCTTAAGGGGTTAGAAAGCCATATTGATGTCACGATTGTCTGCCCTGATATGCTCAGTGAAGGCTGGAAAATGGGGCTGCCTGAGCCGCTATTTGGTCATACGCGTTTGCACCAAATTTATACTCAGGCGCAGAAAGATTACACCGGAAGAGTCACTGTGCCTGTTTTGTGGGACAAAAAGACCCTCACTATAGTCAGCAACGAATCGTCTGAAATCATTCGTATGTTCAACTCAGAATTCAACCAACTGACAGGCAATACGAACGATTACTATCCGCTTGCGCTTCGTGATGTGGTTGATGAGTGGAATGCGTTTATCTACCCAAATATCAACAATGGTGTCTATCGTTGCGGATTCGCCACCACACAAGAAGCCTATGAAGAGGCGTATGAAGTGCTCTTTGCCGCTTTAGACAAAGTGGAAGCACACTTGGCGACTCATCGTTATTTAGCCGGTCGTCATTTAACTGAGGCTGACTGGCGTCTGTTTACCACGTTGATTCGTTTCGATGCGGTGTATGTTGGCCATTTTAAGTGCAATAAAAAGCGCATTGCCGATTACCCCAATTTGAATGGTTACCTAAAAGAGCTCTATCAGATGGATGGCATTGCTGAAACGACGGATTTTTACCATATCAAACGCCATTACTATTTCAGCCATACGACCATTAATCCAAGCCAAGTGGTGCCTGTTGGTCCAGATTTGGATCTGAACTCGCCTCATGGACGTGAGCACCTGTAA
- the ltrA gene encoding group II intron reverse transcriptase/maturase, which translates to MEQISSSANLNHALRRVKKNKGCAGVDRLDITATISKLRQASNGQALRQSLLDGSYQPQPVLGVEIPKPNGGVRQLGIPTVLDRIVQQAITSVLTDIYEPKLSNSSYGFRPNRSAHHALAAASRYIREGRGYVVDIDLAKYFDTVNHDRLMHRLSKDISDKRVLKLIRSYLQAGLMRDGLVERRQRGTPQGGPLSPLLSNIVLDELDKELARRGHKFCRYADDCQIYVRSEEAAHRVKESITEFLEQKLKLTVNREKSAATRVTERAYLSHSFKIDGTLLISKSAQAQMKKRVRKITKRNRGRELSVIITELTQYLRGWQHYFKLAIGQSAMQRLDEWIRRRLRCYRLKQRKRRYSIATWLQRQGVTERNAWKLAMSDKGWWRLALSPQLNHAMPIKWFKERGLYSLRDGYESLKVYSEPPYATHACTVV; encoded by the coding sequence ATGGAACAAATCAGCTCCTCAGCGAATTTGAACCATGCCCTTCGACGCGTGAAGAAGAACAAGGGGTGCGCAGGTGTCGACAGACTCGACATCACAGCGACCATCTCTAAACTTCGACAAGCTTCAAACGGGCAAGCGCTCCGCCAGAGTCTTCTGGACGGAAGCTACCAACCTCAACCTGTTCTGGGTGTAGAAATCCCCAAGCCGAATGGTGGCGTCAGGCAATTAGGTATCCCCACGGTACTGGATAGGATAGTCCAACAGGCGATCACATCGGTGCTGACTGATATCTATGAGCCGAAGCTCTCCAACAGCAGCTACGGGTTCAGGCCGAACCGCAGTGCGCATCATGCGCTTGCGGCAGCAAGCCGCTATATCAGAGAAGGGCGGGGTTATGTAGTGGATATCGATCTAGCCAAATACTTCGACACGGTGAACCATGATAGGCTGATGCACAGATTATCTAAGGACATCAGTGATAAACGAGTATTAAAGCTCATCAGGTCCTATCTACAGGCAGGCTTAATGCGAGATGGGTTAGTAGAGCGAAGACAACGAGGAACACCACAGGGTGGGCCATTATCTCCGTTACTCTCTAATATCGTATTAGATGAACTGGACAAAGAGTTAGCGCGAAGAGGGCATAAGTTCTGTCGATATGCAGATGACTGCCAAATCTACGTTCGTAGTGAGGAAGCCGCCCATCGAGTCAAAGAGTCGATAACGGAGTTCTTGGAGCAGAAGCTAAAGCTCACGGTAAACCGTGAGAAAAGTGCAGCGACAAGAGTGACGGAGCGAGCCTACCTAAGCCATAGCTTCAAGATAGACGGAACCCTTCTGATATCAAAATCGGCACAAGCTCAAATGAAGAAGCGAGTGCGGAAAATAACGAAGCGAAATCGAGGTCGAGAGTTATCGGTAATCATCACCGAGTTAACCCAATACCTACGAGGTTGGCAGCACTACTTCAAGCTCGCCATAGGTCAAAGTGCGATGCAGCGCTTGGACGAATGGATACGGCGTCGGTTGAGATGTTACCGCCTGAAACAGCGCAAACGCAGATACAGCATAGCGACATGGTTACAACGCCAAGGTGTAACAGAGCGAAATGCGTGGAAACTGGCGATGTCTGATAAAGGGTGGTGGCGCTTAGCACTCTCGCCCCAGTTGAATCACGCCATGCCAATCAAATGGTTCAAGGAGAGGGGGCTTTACTCATTGAGAGATGGGTATGAGTCACTAAAGGTATATTCGGAACCGCCGTATGCGACCCACGCTTGTACGGTGGTGTGA
- the oppF gene encoding murein tripeptide/oligopeptide ABC transporter ATP binding protein OppF, whose protein sequence is MSAQEKKILLDVKNLKVHFSIASKSAWPWSKPANLKAVDGVNIRLYEGETLGVVGESGCGKSTFARAIIGLVQATEGEVVWLGQDVTKMKEVQRRETRKDMQMIFQDPLASLNPRMTVGDIIAEPLETFYPQLSKQDVKDRVKEMMAKVGLLPNVINRYPHEFSGGQCQRIGIARALILNPKMIICDEPVSALDVSIQAQVVNLLKELQKELGLSLVFIAHDLSVVKHISDRVLVMYLGNAVELGKSEALFADPKHPYTRALMSAVPIPDPKIERSKTIQMLEGDLPSPINPPSGCVFRTRCPQATEACAKTRPTIQGTDTHAVSCLHVEI, encoded by the coding sequence ATGAGTGCACAAGAGAAAAAGATACTGTTAGACGTTAAAAATCTGAAGGTTCATTTCAGCATCGCGTCAAAATCGGCTTGGCCTTGGAGTAAGCCCGCAAATCTGAAAGCAGTAGATGGCGTTAACATCCGTCTTTACGAAGGGGAAACGCTTGGCGTAGTAGGCGAGTCTGGTTGTGGTAAGTCTACCTTTGCTCGTGCCATTATCGGCCTTGTCCAAGCGACCGAAGGTGAAGTCGTTTGGCTTGGACAAGATGTGACCAAGATGAAAGAGGTTCAGCGCCGCGAAACGCGGAAAGACATGCAGATGATTTTCCAAGATCCATTGGCATCGCTTAACCCACGCATGACGGTTGGTGACATCATCGCTGAGCCTTTAGAAACCTTCTACCCGCAGCTTTCTAAGCAAGATGTGAAAGATCGTGTGAAAGAGATGATGGCGAAAGTGGGCCTATTGCCTAACGTAATCAACCGTTATCCGCACGAGTTTTCTGGCGGTCAGTGCCAGCGTATTGGTATTGCTCGCGCGCTGATCTTGAATCCGAAAATGATCATCTGTGATGAACCTGTTTCTGCACTGGATGTGTCGATCCAAGCTCAGGTTGTCAACCTATTGAAAGAATTGCAAAAAGAGCTTGGTCTTTCCTTGGTGTTTATTGCGCACGATTTGTCGGTGGTGAAACACATTTCTGATCGCGTATTGGTGATGTACCTCGGTAATGCTGTTGAGCTAGGTAAATCAGAAGCCTTGTTTGCTGACCCGAAACACCCATACACACGAGCGCTGATGTCAGCGGTGCCGATCCCTGATCCAAAGATTGAACGCAGTAAAACCATCCAGATGTTGGAAGGAGATTTGCCTTCGCCAATCAATCCACCATCAGGCTGTGTCTTCCGCACGCGCTGCCCACAGGCAACGGAAGCGTGTGCTAAAACCAGACCAACTATTCAAGGTACAGACACTCACGCGGTTTCGTGTCTACACGTTGAAATTTAA
- the oppC gene encoding oligopeptide ABC transporter permease OppC gives MLTKKEHLEAIEKFSENLEIEGRSLWQDARIRFMRNKAAMVSLFILVVMTMAVIVLPMLAPFTFDDTDWYAMHVGPNAEHWFGTDSLGRDLYVRTLIGGRISLMVGVLGALVAVLIGTLYGAASGFIGGRTDRIMMRILEILYAVPFMFLVIVLVTFFGRNIILIFVAIGAIAWLDMARIVRGQTLSLRSKEFIEAAHVCGVSKWKIITRHIVPNVLGIVAVYSTLLIPSMILTESFLSFLGLGVQEPMTSWGALLQEGSQTMEVAIWQLAFPALFMVVTLFCFNYVGDGLRDALDPKDR, from the coding sequence ATGTTGACGAAAAAAGAGCATCTTGAAGCGATCGAGAAGTTTTCTGAGAATTTGGAAATCGAAGGTCGCAGCTTGTGGCAAGACGCCCGTATCCGCTTTATGCGTAATAAAGCGGCGATGGTGAGCCTGTTTATCCTTGTGGTGATGACAATGGCAGTGATCGTCCTGCCAATGCTTGCGCCATTTACATTTGACGATACCGACTGGTATGCAATGCACGTTGGTCCAAACGCAGAGCACTGGTTTGGTACAGATAGCCTTGGTCGTGATCTTTACGTCCGTACTTTGATCGGCGGGCGTATCTCACTGATGGTTGGTGTGCTAGGCGCGCTGGTGGCTGTACTGATCGGAACACTTTATGGCGCGGCATCGGGTTTTATTGGCGGGCGTACCGACCGTATCATGATGCGTATTCTGGAAATCCTTTACGCTGTGCCATTCATGTTTCTTGTTATCGTATTGGTGACCTTCTTTGGCCGCAACATTATCCTTATCTTTGTGGCGATAGGTGCGATTGCTTGGCTTGATATGGCACGTATTGTACGTGGTCAGACACTGAGCTTACGTAGCAAAGAGTTTATAGAAGCGGCACACGTATGTGGTGTTAGCAAGTGGAAAATCATCACACGCCACATCGTACCAAACGTACTCGGCATCGTAGCGGTTTACTCAACTTTGCTAATCCCAAGCATGATTCTGACAGAATCCTTCCTTTCATTCCTTGGTCTTGGTGTTCAAGAGCCGATGACGAGTTGGGGCGCTCTTCTACAAGAAGGCTCACAGACAATGGAAGTCGCAATCTGGCAATTAGCTTTCCCTGCGTTGTTCATGGTTGTAACCCTGTTCTGTTTCAACTACGTCGGTGACGGTCTGCGCGACGCGCTGGATCCAAAAGACAGATAA
- the oppB gene encoding oligopeptide ABC transporter permease OppB, producing the protein MLKFIIKRIFEAIPTMLVLITVSFFLMRFAPGNPFSSEKPLPPEVMANIEAKYGLDKPVFEQYTTYLFNVVQGDFGPSFKYLDYSVNELISVALPVSAKVGFIAFIFTVIVGVTIGTIAALKHNTWVDYTIMSTAMIGVVMPSFVLAPALIYLFSLHWDIFPAGGWHDGGLMYIVLPVIGMSLLYVATFARITRGSMIETLNSNFIRTARAKGLSYRYIIIKHALKPAMLPVVSYMGPAFVGIITGSVVIETIFGLPGIGKLFVNAAFNRDYSLVMGVTILIGFLFILFNAIVDILLAMIDPKIRY; encoded by the coding sequence ATGCTTAAATTCATCATTAAAAGGATATTTGAGGCGATCCCAACTATGTTGGTTTTGATCACCGTATCTTTCTTTCTCATGCGTTTCGCACCCGGTAACCCGTTTTCAAGCGAGAAACCACTTCCACCGGAAGTTATGGCGAACATTGAAGCAAAATATGGCCTAGATAAGCCAGTATTTGAACAATACACCACTTATCTGTTCAACGTAGTGCAGGGGGATTTTGGTCCTTCATTCAAATACCTAGATTACTCGGTAAACGAGCTGATCTCGGTTGCTCTGCCAGTTTCAGCCAAAGTGGGCTTTATTGCATTTATCTTTACCGTCATTGTTGGGGTGACGATAGGTACAATTGCTGCACTCAAACATAACACTTGGGTCGACTATACCATTATGTCTACAGCGATGATTGGTGTCGTTATGCCTTCGTTTGTTTTGGCCCCCGCACTTATCTACTTGTTTTCGCTGCATTGGGATATTTTCCCTGCCGGTGGTTGGCACGATGGTGGACTGATGTACATCGTATTGCCAGTGATCGGCATGTCGTTATTGTACGTGGCGACATTTGCGCGTATTACGCGCGGCTCTATGATCGAAACGCTAAACAGTAACTTCATCCGTACCGCTCGTGCGAAAGGTCTAAGTTATCGTTACATCATTATCAAACATGCTTTAAAACCAGCCATGCTGCCTGTGGTCTCCTATATGGGGCCGGCATTCGTTGGTATCATCACTGGCTCTGTGGTCATTGAAACCATTTTTGGTTTGCCCGGTATCGGTAAGCTATTCGTGAACGCTGCGTTTAACCGCGATTATTCATTGGTTATGGGCGTGACGATTCTGATTGGTTTCTTGTTTATTCTGTTCAACGCCATTGTGGATATTCTACTGGCGATGATTGACCCGAAAATTCGCTACTAA
- a CDS encoding ABC transporter substrate-binding protein has protein sequence MYKNKITQALLLGAGLAVAATSTLSFAADVPAGTKLSAKQELVRGNGTEVATIDPHKSQGVPESHVIRDLLEGLVNQDADGKTIPGVATSWETTDNKTFTFHLRKDAKWSNGDPVTAQDFVYSWQRAVDPATASPYSWYMEYTKMVNAKDIVAGKKDKSTLGVKALDDHTLVIELETAVPYFVMMTGHTTMKPVHKATVEKFGDQWTKPEHFVGNGAYVVDKWVVNERLEMVRNQYYWDNAKTVINKVTFLPIENAVAEMNRFLSGEIDFTSTLPTEHFKRLQKEYPESVSVEGSLCTYYYSFNTKKAPFDDVRVRKAISYAIDRDIVSNAILGQGQKPAYFLTPEITANFDPELPAYGKMTQKERNAEAARLLEEAGYGKGNPLKFTLLYNTNENHKKIAVALGSMWKKTLGLDVNLENQEWKTYLSTKDQGDFEVARAGWCGDYNEASSFLTLMVSANTTGGQHWGNKEYDALIDKALKSTSEAERSSLYLEAENLMAKEMPIAPIYQYVRSRLLNPRVGGFPSNNAEEKIYSKDLYIIAK, from the coding sequence ATGTATAAGAACAAAATCACTCAAGCCCTTCTTCTAGGCGCTGGTTTGGCAGTGGCTGCCACTTCTACTCTTTCTTTCGCTGCTGACGTTCCAGCAGGCACTAAACTATCAGCAAAACAGGAACTGGTTCGTGGTAACGGTACCGAAGTTGCCACCATCGATCCGCACAAATCGCAAGGTGTGCCTGAGTCTCACGTTATCCGTGATCTATTAGAAGGCTTGGTTAACCAAGACGCAGACGGCAAAACAATCCCTGGTGTAGCAACAAGCTGGGAAACGACGGACAACAAAACGTTTACTTTCCACCTACGCAAAGATGCAAAATGGTCTAACGGTGATCCAGTCACGGCGCAAGATTTTGTTTACAGCTGGCAGCGTGCCGTCGACCCAGCAACCGCGTCTCCATACTCTTGGTACATGGAATACACCAAGATGGTTAACGCAAAAGATATCGTTGCGGGTAAAAAAGACAAATCAACACTGGGCGTAAAAGCACTTGATGATCACACGTTAGTGATTGAGCTGGAAACAGCCGTACCTTACTTCGTGATGATGACTGGCCACACGACAATGAAACCAGTTCATAAAGCGACAGTAGAAAAATTCGGTGATCAATGGACGAAACCAGAACACTTCGTTGGTAACGGCGCGTATGTCGTTGATAAGTGGGTAGTGAACGAGCGTTTAGAAATGGTTCGTAACCAATACTACTGGGACAACGCGAAAACGGTGATCAACAAAGTCACTTTCTTACCGATCGAAAATGCGGTAGCGGAAATGAACCGTTTCTTGTCTGGTGAAATTGATTTCACGTCGACACTACCGACTGAACATTTTAAGCGTTTGCAGAAAGAGTACCCAGAATCTGTGTCTGTTGAAGGTAGCCTGTGTACTTACTACTACTCTTTTAACACTAAAAAAGCGCCATTTGATGATGTTCGTGTACGTAAAGCGATCTCTTACGCGATCGATCGTGACATCGTATCAAACGCTATCCTTGGTCAAGGTCAAAAACCAGCCTACTTCTTGACGCCAGAAATTACCGCAAACTTCGACCCTGAGCTACCAGCATATGGCAAGATGACTCAGAAAGAGCGTAACGCAGAAGCGGCACGACTTCTTGAAGAAGCGGGTTACGGTAAAGGGAATCCATTGAAGTTTACGTTGCTGTACAACACCAACGAGAACCACAAGAAGATTGCAGTAGCACTGGGCTCTATGTGGAAGAAAACACTGGGTTTGGATGTTAACCTAGAGAACCAAGAGTGGAAAACTTATCTATCAACAAAAGATCAGGGTGATTTTGAAGTAGCACGTGCCGGTTGGTGTGGTGACTACAATGAAGCCTCTTCATTCTTGACTCTAATGGTGAGCGCGAACACGACTGGCGGTCAGCACTGGGGTAACAAAGAGTACGATGCTCTGATTGACAAAGCACTCAAGTCTACTTCTGAAGCTGAGCGTTCAAGCTTGTACCTAGAAGCGGAAAATCTGATGGCGAAGGAAATGCCAATTGCTCCAATCTATCAATATGTTCGTTCACGTCTACTGAACCCACGTGTTGGTGGCTTCCCATCAAACAACGCAGAAGAGAAGATCTACTCTAAAGATCTTTACATCATCGCGAAGTAA
- the moaD gene encoding molybdopterin synthase sulfur carrier subunit yields the protein MITVFFFAQTRELVGTDSVELQEPLANVEAIRAHLASQAGKWALALESDKLLAAVNQTIVPLDTEVKDGDEVAFFPPVTGG from the coding sequence ATGATCACAGTTTTCTTTTTTGCGCAAACCCGAGAGTTGGTAGGTACGGATTCAGTTGAGCTGCAAGAGCCGCTTGCGAATGTCGAAGCGATTCGCGCTCATCTCGCCTCACAGGCCGGAAAGTGGGCGCTTGCATTGGAAAGCGATAAGCTGCTGGCGGCCGTCAATCAAACTATTGTGCCATTAGATACCGAGGTCAAAGACGGTGATGAGGTGGCATTTTTTCCACCAGTGACAGGAGGTTAG
- the moaC gene encoding cyclic pyranopterin monophosphate synthase MoaC, whose translation MSQLTHINASGEANMVDVSAKAETVREARAEAWVHMAPETLQLILSGQHHKGDVFATARIAGIQAAKKTWDLIPLCHPLLLTKVEVQIEAIETESKVRIESVCKLAGKTGVEMEALTAASVAALTIYDMCKAVQKDIVIGHIRLLEKTGGKSGHFKAGV comes from the coding sequence ATGAGCCAATTAACCCATATCAATGCCTCGGGCGAAGCCAACATGGTGGATGTGTCGGCTAAAGCTGAAACGGTGCGTGAGGCTAGGGCAGAAGCCTGGGTTCACATGGCGCCAGAAACGCTGCAACTTATTCTTTCCGGCCAACATCATAAAGGTGATGTTTTCGCGACGGCGCGCATTGCCGGTATCCAAGCGGCAAAAAAAACTTGGGATTTAATTCCCCTTTGCCACCCTTTGTTATTGACGAAAGTCGAAGTACAGATCGAAGCCATTGAAACGGAAAGTAAAGTTCGTATTGAGTCGGTGTGTAAGTTGGCGGGCAAGACAGGTGTGGAAATGGAAGCGCTGACGGCAGCTTCTGTTGCTGCGCTCACCATCTACGATATGTGTAAAGCGGTACAGAAAGATATTGTCATTGGCCATATTCGGTTGTTGGAAAAAACTGGCGGTAAGTCAGGACACTTTAAGGCGGGTGTATGA
- the moaB gene encoding molybdenum cofactor biosynthesis protein B translates to MGHAESKFQPANIAVLTVSDTRSEENDTSGAYLVESAKEAGHHIVDKKIVIDDMYKIRAIVSQWIADESVQAVLITGGTGFTSRDSTPEALKPLFDKEVEGFGELFRQVSYEEIGTSTIQSRAIAGFANHTVIFAMPGSTGACRTGWSKIIKQQLDASHRPCNFMPHLSV, encoded by the coding sequence ATGGGTCACGCTGAAAGCAAGTTTCAACCAGCAAACATCGCGGTACTGACAGTGTCAGATACTCGTAGCGAAGAAAACGACACTTCCGGTGCGTATCTCGTTGAGAGCGCCAAAGAAGCCGGACATCATATAGTCGATAAGAAAATCGTCATTGACGATATGTATAAGATCCGCGCCATCGTATCTCAGTGGATTGCCGATGAGAGCGTACAGGCCGTGCTTATTACTGGCGGAACGGGCTTTACTTCGCGCGACAGCACGCCTGAGGCGCTCAAGCCATTGTTTGATAAAGAAGTAGAAGGCTTTGGTGAGTTATTCCGTCAAGTATCGTATGAAGAGATCGGTACCTCGACGATTCAATCTCGCGCGATTGCGGGTTTTGCCAACCATACAGTAATTTTCGCCATGCCGGGTTCAACGGGTGCGTGTCGTACGGGCTGGAGCAAAATTATCAAGCAACAATTGGATGCCAGCCATCGTCCGTGCAACTTTATGCCTCACCTGAGTGTATAA
- the moaA gene encoding GTP 3',8-cyclase MoaA translates to MAQQFEDTFHRKFYYLRLSVTDVCNFKCTYCLPNGYQPQGQAPSSFLSVPEIRRLVVAFASCGTNKVRITGGEPSLRKDFLPIIESIASTPGIEKVAMTTNGYRLEKQVAQWQAAGLTHINVSVDSLDARMFQQITGENKFTQVMSGIDRAFDVGYEQVKVNVVLMKGLNLREFPAFLRWIKDRPIQLRLIELMQTGEMDQLFNQHHISGAVIRTQLLNEGWLPKVKAANDGPAQVFVHPDYRGEIGLIMPYEKDFCTSCNRLRVSAKGKLHLCLFGEQGVDLRDLLSNDAQRDELIARISGGLKNKAVSHFLQQGNTGATPHLASIGG, encoded by the coding sequence GTGGCGCAACAATTTGAAGATACATTTCATCGCAAGTTCTATTACCTGCGTTTGTCGGTGACTGACGTCTGTAATTTTAAATGCACATACTGCTTACCTAACGGCTATCAGCCGCAAGGGCAAGCACCATCATCTTTTTTATCTGTTCCAGAGATCCGTCGGCTGGTGGTTGCGTTTGCCTCTTGCGGCACAAACAAAGTGCGCATTACCGGTGGCGAGCCTAGCTTGCGTAAAGATTTTTTACCCATTATTGAGAGCATTGCTTCAACTCCGGGTATCGAAAAAGTGGCGATGACCACAAATGGCTACCGGCTTGAGAAGCAGGTCGCGCAGTGGCAAGCTGCAGGGTTGACTCACATCAATGTCAGCGTCGATAGTCTTGATGCGCGGATGTTTCAGCAAATAACGGGTGAGAATAAATTTACGCAAGTGATGTCAGGCATCGACCGTGCATTTGATGTCGGTTATGAGCAAGTCAAAGTCAACGTGGTGTTGATGAAAGGGCTGAATTTACGCGAGTTTCCGGCTTTTCTGCGCTGGATAAAAGATCGCCCCATTCAGTTACGTTTGATCGAATTAATGCAAACCGGTGAGATGGACCAACTCTTCAACCAGCATCATATTTCTGGTGCTGTGATCCGCACTCAACTACTCAACGAAGGCTGGCTGCCGAAAGTGAAAGCCGCTAATGATGGCCCTGCACAGGTTTTTGTTCATCCGGATTATCGCGGTGAAATTGGTCTGATCATGCCTTACGAGAAAGATTTCTGCACCAGTTGCAATCGTTTGAGAGTATCGGCAAAAGGCAAATTGCATCTGTGTTTGTTTGGTGAACAGGGGGTCGATCTGCGCGATTTGTTGAGCAATGATGCGCAACGTGACGAGCTGATCGCTCGCATCTCGGGTGGATTAAAAAATAAAGCCGTCAGCCACTTTCTCCAACAAGGAAACACCGGTGCAACGCCGCATTTGGCGTCTATCGGTGGATAA